Proteins encoded together in one Camelus dromedarius isolate mCamDro1 chromosome 11, mCamDro1.pat, whole genome shotgun sequence window:
- the GTSF1 gene encoding gametocyte-specific factor 1 isoform X2, producing MEETYIDSLDPEKLLQCPYDKNHQIRACRFPYHLIKCRKNHPDIANKLATCPFNARHQVPRAEISHHISTCDDKSCIEQDVVNQTRNLGQETLAESTWQCPPCDEDWDKDLWEQTSTPFVWGTANYCGNNSPASNRVMEHKSNLASGMRVPKSLPYVLPWKNNGNAQ from the exons ATGGAAGAAACCTACA tcGATTCCCTGGACCCTGAAAAGCTATTGCAATGCCCCTATGATAAAAACCACCAGATCAGGGCCTGCAGGTTTCCTTATCATCTTATCAAGTGCAGAAAG aaTCATCCTGATATCGCAAACAAACTGGCTACTTGTCCCTTCAATGCTCGTCATCAGGTTCCTCGGGCTGAAATCAGTCATCATATCTCGACCTGTGATGACAAAAGCTGTATTGAGCAGGATGTAG TCAACCAAACCAGAAACCTTGGACAAGAGACTCTGGCTGAGAGCACATGGCAGTGCCCTCCTTGTGATGAAGACTGGGACAAAG ATTTGTGGGAACAGACCAGCACCCCTTTTGTCTGGGGCACAGCCAACTACTGTGGCAACAACAG CCCCGCAAGCAACAGAGTTATGGAACATAAGAGTAACCTGGCTTCAGGCATGCGCGTTCCCAAGTCTTTGCCGTATGTTCTGCCATGGAAAAACA
- the GTSF1 gene encoding gametocyte-specific factor 1 isoform X1 — protein sequence MEETYIDSLDPEKLLQCPYDKNHQIRACRFPYHLIKCRKNHPDIANKLATCPFNARHQVPRAEISHHISTCDDKSCIEQDVVNQTRNLGQETLAESTWQCPPCDEDWDKADLWEQTSTPFVWGTANYCGNNSPASNRVMEHKSNLASGMRVPKSLPYVLPWKNNGNAQ from the exons ATGGAAGAAACCTACA tcGATTCCCTGGACCCTGAAAAGCTATTGCAATGCCCCTATGATAAAAACCACCAGATCAGGGCCTGCAGGTTTCCTTATCATCTTATCAAGTGCAGAAAG aaTCATCCTGATATCGCAAACAAACTGGCTACTTGTCCCTTCAATGCTCGTCATCAGGTTCCTCGGGCTGAAATCAGTCATCATATCTCGACCTGTGATGACAAAAGCTGTATTGAGCAGGATGTAG TCAACCAAACCAGAAACCTTGGACAAGAGACTCTGGCTGAGAGCACATGGCAGTGCCCTCCTTGTGATGAAGACTGGGACAAAG CAGATTTGTGGGAACAGACCAGCACCCCTTTTGTCTGGGGCACAGCCAACTACTGTGGCAACAACAG CCCCGCAAGCAACAGAGTTATGGAACATAAGAGTAACCTGGCTTCAGGCATGCGCGTTCCCAAGTCTTTGCCGTATGTTCTGCCATGGAAAAACA